The region TCGTCGTCCAGGCGCCCACCGTCGGCCGGGCCGACTGGTGCCCCGCCGTGGACGAAAACATCGGCGCCGCCGGCTTCTTCGCCCCCCCGGACAGCGGGTTCCCCGACAACGGCGTCCTCGCGCTCGGCGAACTCAACAAACCCGGCTGGATATACGCCGACATCGACCCCGCCGCCATCGCCGCCGTCCGCACCGAAGGCAAAGTCCTCAACCACAAGCACTGGCCGGAACAATTCTGAATACGCCCTGGACGCCGGGGGAATACAACGAGGCCGCCAAGATTATTCTTGGCAGCCTTTTTGTTCGGCAAGCGTGTGGCAGGATTTGCATGGTAGAGGCGATCCATGACGATGCAAATCTACACTGTTTTGCATCAAAAGAACCGACCTGTGAGTCTGTTCCCGGAGTCTGTTAGGAGTCTGTAAAATAAATTGTGCTTTTGCCCTTTCCCATAGAAAATCCGGTAAAATGGGAAAGAGAGGCAGGGGAAGCACATGCCAAAAGAACCTAAAAAGCAACTGCTCAGTCGGGAACAGATGCGTAGCCTCATCAAGGAAGAGAACCTTAAAACCCCGGAGGACGTCCAGCGCCTGCTAAAAGACATGTTCGGCGGCGTATTGCAGGAAATGCTCGAAGCGGAAATGGACCAAAACCTTGGCTATGAGAAAAACGGTTCACGGACGCCGGAACAGTCAAACCGCCGGAACGGCCATAGCCCCAAGACGGTGCGCAGCGAATTCGGCGACGTGGAGCTGGATATCCCCCGTGACCGCGAAGGCGAATTTGACCCCCTTGTCGTCAAGAAACACCAAAAGAGCGTAACAGGTATCGAAGACCAGGTTATCGCCCTTTACGCCAAAGGCGTAAGTACCCGCGAAATTCAGGACCATCTGCAAAACTTGTACGGTATCGAGGCTTCGCCGGCCTTGATCTCCAATATCACCAATAAAATCATGCCCTTGATTAAGGAGTGGCAAAACCGGCCGCTGCAATGCGTCTATGCCGTTGTCTTCCTCGACGCCATTCACTTCAAGGTCAAGCAGGACGGCCAGATCGTCAACAAGGCCGCCTACATGGCAATCGGCATCGACCTGGACGGCACCAAGGACGTACTTGGCATCTGGATCGGCGAAAACGAGTCAGCTAAATTTTGGCTCAGCGTACTAAACGAACTCAGGAACCGGGGCGTACAAGACATCCTTATCACTTCGGTGGACAACCTGACCGGGTTTACAGAAGCCATCGGCGCCGCTTACCCGGAAACACGGGTGCAAAAGTGCATCGTCCACCAGGTCCGTAACTCTATTCGCTATGTGTCTTACAAAGACGTAAAGCGTATTACCTCAGCCCTCAAGCCCATCTACACGGCGGCAACGGAATCGGCCGGGCAGGAAGCCTTGAACCAATTCGAAAGCATCTGGGGAGCCAAGTATCCGCTCATCGTAAAGTCTTGGCGGAACAACTGGGCCGAAATCGCCACCTTCTTTCAGTACCCGCCCGAAATTCGCAAGATCATCTACACAACCAACATGATCGAAAGCTATCACCGGCAGCTCAGGAAGGTCACAAAAGGAAAGAGCATCTTCCCGTCGGACGATGCTCTGTTAAAAATGCTCTATCTAGCAACCCAGGATGTTATGCGGAAATGGACGGGCAGAATTCAGAACTGGGGCCAAATTCTTCTGCAACTATCCATCTTCTTCCCAGAAAAGGTGCGATCTCATTTGCGTTAACTGGCGGCAAGGGGCTAGAGCACAAAATTATTGACAGACCCTCTGTTAGTCACCAAAACCGTCCCAGTGAGTCACCAACATCACGAAAAATTAATGACGCGCCTCTTCCTTATCGTCTTTGTTCTTCACTTTTAGCCATTGCAACAAAGCATTCTTATAATATTCGATGTTATCTTTTTCCTCAAGATAGTCACTAGTGTTTAAAAGCCCACGTTCTTGCGTTAATCTAAAAATTTTGCCTTCTACGTTTCTATTGTGCATTTCAGTAGTAGAAATAATCAACTGCGAGTCAACCGGCTGATTATTCAAAACAAAATCCCATATTGTGTTGATTTTTTCTATGGCTGGTTCCTGCTGAAAAATGGCATCTAACACAATTGGAGCGGAAACAGTTCTTGAAAACTTAATAGAAACGTTATATATTGCGAAAACTTGTGCCAAAATAGCACACGGCAAATCATTTCCACCACTATCAAAACTTTTCTTAAATTTTTTCAAATCTGCTTCCGAAATATCCGTGACATTTAAGGCGTCAAAATACATTTTCACTTTTTCCAAGTATGTATCTATAATGATTTTTCCCTCTTTAGTAATAGCAGTTTGCTCCTTACGAATCTCATTTAGTCTTTTCTGAGCAACAATATAATTATTTTTAATAATTGTTAGCTCATCGTTCAACTCACTTAAAATAGATTTCGATCCTTCCGCTACAACAACTTCTCTAAAAGTTACTTTTTCGCGTTTTCTTTCTAGTATTTCATTAATCTTAGAAACATAATCTTCAACACTTTTCAACTCATCAGTCAGCTTTTTAACCTGTTTTTCAATCTTATTTCTGTCTTCAAAATACCTTTGAATTGTATCCTCGCACTCTTCTATTTCCGAATATATATTAAAGCGATTATGTATACTATTCTCATGGGGAGTACCGCAAATTGGGCATATTATAAAATCTTCAGATATTTCATTTTCAATATAGTCAACGTCTTTAATTAGTTCATTGTACACTTTTTCTGCAATAGCATGTAGCTCTTCAATCTCTCTCATCTGATTAAAGCAAGATACAAGTTCTTCTTTTATTTCGTTGCGTTTATTCATTTGAACATTTAATTCATAAGTTAAGCCGGCCATCTCTTCCGCAAAAGCATCTAAATCAATATTGATATCTAAATAGTTGCTATATTTTTCAATGTGTTTTTTCGTAATTATATTTAACGTATTCTCTTGCCGTTTGTTTTCTTTTTGTTTGATTTCTAATTCCACTTTTTCGTCAAGCAAATCGTAGTATCTAGGAGTTCTAACCCCCATATGATATAATAGAACTTCTTGTTTCCAATTCCCGCTGAAAATATCACTAAACGAATCCCAAGAACCAGACCAGCCTTTATCTTGATCAATATAAAATGGCATAAAAATTGCTCCTGGGTACGCATATACGACAGCTTCATCATCCTTTTTTATGGGCATACGTATTTTGAAATTAAAAAGATCAATAAGAGACTCCCTTAGTTCAGATATATTGCTAAAAAAGGAAAGTTTACTATCATAGTGCATGACGAATTTATCTTTATTTCTATAAATAACATACGTTTTACCGTCATATACAAAATTAAGCATTGTCGCTATTTTCAGGTTATCCCAATTAGTAGTATACTTTGATAGTTTTGCTCCCAGAGAATAATAAATAGACTTGATAAGTAAAGATTTTCCAGTTCTATTAATTGTAACCTTATCCGGGTCTGGGTCTTGGCCTGTGATAATATTTAATTTATTGTCAAATTCTATTATTCTGGCTTCTTCATTTTTTTGCGATATAACTACCAGTTTTTTTAGAATTAATCTTTTCAACCTTCCCCCCCCTTAGGCTTCTAATGATTTTTCTATATCTTTCATATTTAATTTCATTTTCTCTCAAATCTGCTGAGATAATCTTTTTCATGATAAAAATAACTCCCGTACTATTACAACATAAAGATATTCTTTAGGAAAAATCTTTACTTCTCTTTTATGCTGTAGTTTTGTATATATAATTTCTGTAAACTCCTTGGAGTTATCAAATACTTCGTTTGATATGATTTTACGTATTTCATCTTTGATACTTTGCAACGTCTCATCAACATTCATAGAATCCAGTTTATACTTTTTCCATTGCTGGCCAATTCTATTTACCTCGAATGATGAAAATCCATCATTCAATAAATAGGTTTTAATTTCATCCCATGAATCATCTTGCATTTCTTTGCTAAGCATGTTAATCCATCGTTTTACAGCATCCTTGGAAATTGATTTTCTTCTTTTAAGCTCGGCAATATTCTGCGCACTTTGTTCCCAATTATTAATTCTTTTTATTTCTCCTAATATTGTATAAAATATAGTTTTCGTTTTTGATATAGAACTTTCTATTCCTTCGGAGCTTAAATAATTCACAAATCTACCAAGAATCGTGTCTTCATAATTCACTAAACCCATAAAGGATACGTTAAAATATATTAAATTTATACATTGGTTTTGACAAGATTCTTCTTCTAAATGGCAAGATTGGCACATACCTTTTTTTATTATCTTTAACTGATCATCTGAAATTTCGCTTAAACTAATAACGGCTCTCTCTGTTGAGTTATCTCCAACTTTCAGTTCGCCAAAATCATAATTCTTATTAGAAACTAGGTGTACCCCTTTTGTTTCAGAACTAAATTTTGAATAATTATCAATCATTTTTTGGGCAATCGACATCTTGTTCGGATATTTATTTGCGTTTTTAGTAATAAAAGATGCTGTTAAATATCTGGACGGTTTATCATCTGTTTTAATTTGATAAAAATCTAAAGTTTCAGAATTCGAAGTAGATTCTAAAACTATGACGTCATCATGAAACTCCATTAATAGTAAGAAATCCGATCCATCCTCGATTAATTCCAAGATGTGGTTAAATGCCCATACCTGCTGATAATTAAATCTATTGGCACTTCTGGCTCCTGCATTTTCACGTCGCGGGACTGCTAATAACCTTTCAGTCAACTCCAGAATAGTCACCACCTTACAAAAGCGGTAATTAATTACCACAAAGTCATTTCTTGGTACATTTAATCTATTCCTGCCCCGACATGTAATAATTTAATTAAACATCTACGGATTAAGTAAACTCTCGCTTAGAAAGGTACAAGGGACCGTTTGTCGTATCATTTTCATTTTCCAGCTGATGGTGGAGGCAACCTCCACCATCCGTCCCCCACAAACAACAAGAGCCCACGAAATTGGCGGGCTCTCAGGTAATCCGATTTGCATGGTGGAGGCGAACCAAGCCGAACCCCTTTCCGCTTGGCCTTAAGCCAACCAGCGCCGCCGGCGGTTGGGGTGCGCCACGTGAAGCGAGGCGGCGGCCGCTACTTGGCGAAGGAGCCGGTAACGGCGGCCGGCGCGAGCCATGGACGGCGAGCGAGCCGCTATCTGTCAGGAGACAGTTAGCGGCGTACGGCCAGCCGTCGGCGACGAGCCTAGTAAGACCGCCGCCGCAGCGTGTGG is a window of Selenomonadales bacterium 4137-cl DNA encoding:
- a CDS encoding IS256 family transposase; translated protein: MRSLIKEENLKTPEDVQRLLKDMFGGVLQEMLEAEMDQNLGYEKNGSRTPEQSNRRNGHSPKTVRSEFGDVELDIPRDREGEFDPLVVKKHQKSVTGIEDQVIALYAKGVSTREIQDHLQNLYGIEASPALISNITNKIMPLIKEWQNRPLQCVYAVVFLDAIHFKVKQDGQIVNKAAYMAIGIDLDGTKDVLGIWIGENESAKFWLSVLNELRNRGVQDILITSVDNLTGFTEAIGAAYPETRVQKCIVHQVRNSIRYVSYKDVKRITSALKPIYTAATESAGQEALNQFESIWGAKYPLIVKSWRNNWAEIATFFQYPPEIRKIIYTTNMIESYHRQLRKVTKGKSIFPSDDALLKMLYLATQDVMRKWTGRIQNWGQILLQLSIFFPEKVRSHLR
- a CDS encoding dsDNA nuclease domain-containing protein; this translates as MVINYRFCKVVTILELTERLLAVPRRENAGARSANRFNYQQVWAFNHILELIEDGSDFLLLMEFHDDVIVLESTSNSETLDFYQIKTDDKPSRYLTASFITKNANKYPNKMSIAQKMIDNYSKFSSETKGVHLVSNKNYDFGELKVGDNSTERAVISLSEISDDQLKIIKKGMCQSCHLEEESCQNQCINLIYFNVSFMGLVNYEDTILGRFVNYLSSEGIESSISKTKTIFYTILGEIKRINNWEQSAQNIAELKRRKSISKDAVKRWINMLSKEMQDDSWDEIKTYLLNDGFSSFEVNRIGQQWKKYKLDSMNVDETLQSIKDEIRKIISNEVFDNSKEFTEIIYTKLQHKREVKIFPKEYLYVVIVRELFLS